A single Labeo rohita strain BAU-BD-2019 unplaced genomic scaffold, IGBB_LRoh.1.0 scaffold_2084, whole genome shotgun sequence DNA region contains:
- the LOC127159341 gene encoding uncharacterized protein LOC127159341, with translation MKLKERARLNHLLDAGDITAHQVDKFQTAALKFLMRAVEYALQKLPLREPLLNHARFVDVRQRAECGVEDALYFVERYVHLLPYHSPQEHDALGEEFLDYQTMPLPRLEADPDIEGFWANMASLKHKVTGVGRFERLSTMAKLVLVLPHSNADAERVFSLVGLNKTKTRNSLALEGTLSSLMAIKVADLEPCFKWEPSKSMIKAAKSATSTYNRAHVNL, from the exons ATGAAGCTCAAGGAAAG GGCTAGGCTCAACCATCTACTTGATGCCGGGGACATCACAGCCCATCAAGTGGACAAATTCCAAACTGCAGCTCTGAAGTTTCTGATGAGAGCCGTAGAGTATGCCCTACAAAAGCTGCCTCTGAGAGAACCCTTGCTGAATCATGCCAGATTTGTGGATGTGAGGCAGAGGGCAGAATGTGGGGTGGAGGATGCCCTTTACTTTGTGGAGAG GTATGTCCATCTTCTCCCTTATCACAGCCCACAGGAACATGATGCACTGGGGGAAGAGTTCCTAGACTATCAGACCATGCCTTTGCCTAGATTGGAAGCAGACCCAGACATTGAGGGCTTCTGGGCCAATATGGCAAGTTTAAAACACAAG GTGACAGGGGTGGGCAGGTTTGAGCGACTCTCCACCATGGCTAAATTGGTGTTAGTCCTGCCACACTCCAATGCTGATGCAGAGCGGGTATTTTCGCTGGTGggattaaacaaaacaaaaactagaaACAGCCTTGCCCTGGAGGGAACACTGTCATCTCTAATGGCAATCAAGGTGGCAGACTTGGAGCCATGCTTCAAGTGGGAGCCATCCAAATCAATGATTAAGGCTGCAAAATCAGCCACCAGCACTTACAATAGAGCACATGTTAATCTGTGA
- the LOC127159342 gene encoding uncharacterized protein LOC127159342, translating into MKTAAPGMSVKAFTAMLDQRTKQFGRTGKVNADAFQRSFLQYVYYNTEVNQLLGKEPFVCPACSPEMVAVSVDGNRKLYKFQKTNQNEDPGFFDGVFLAQDSE; encoded by the exons ATGAAGACTGCAGCTCCAGGAATGTCAGTGAAAGCCTTCACAGCAATGTTGGACCAGAGAACAAAGCAATTTGGAAGA ACTGGCAAAGTGAATGCAGATGCTTTTCAGAGGAGCTTTCTGCAATATGTGTACTACAACACTGAAGTGAACCAACTTCTGGGAAAGGAGCCATTTGTCTGTCCAGCCTGTAGCCCTGAAATGGTGGCAGTTTCAGTGGATGGCAACAGAAAACTCTACAAGTTCCAGAAAACAAACCA GAATGAAGacccaggattctttgatggagTGTTTTTAGCCCAAGACTCTGAG